One part of the Brevundimonas sp. NIBR11 genome encodes these proteins:
- a CDS encoding TetR/AcrR family transcriptional regulator: MSFAVCQRPRNAAATRGAILDAASKRFTGESYDQVGMRDIAKDVGVDPALISRYFGSKEDLFRAVIDDCGSGTNMMEGDRATFGARMAQDLVYGPRKEGKWAWLLIMLRSSSSPKALEVIQKSAREGFYQPFVEWVGGEDAAVRVRLMSGFMMGLSVSRDLAHGLELTPEQCEVLRERIAVILQGLIDG; this comes from the coding sequence TTGAGTTTCGCCGTCTGCCAGCGCCCGAGGAACGCCGCCGCCACCCGCGGCGCCATTCTGGATGCTGCCAGCAAACGCTTTACCGGCGAGAGCTATGACCAGGTCGGAATGCGCGACATCGCCAAGGACGTCGGCGTCGATCCGGCCCTCATCTCCCGGTATTTCGGCTCAAAGGAAGACCTGTTCCGCGCCGTCATCGACGACTGCGGCAGCGGCACCAACATGATGGAAGGCGACCGCGCCACCTTCGGCGCGCGCATGGCCCAGGATCTGGTCTATGGCCCGCGCAAGGAAGGCAAGTGGGCGTGGCTCTTGATCATGCTGCGCTCGTCGTCGTCGCCGAAGGCGCTGGAAGTGATCCAGAAATCGGCGCGCGAAGGATTTTATCAGCCGTTCGTGGAGTGGGTCGGAGGCGAGGATGCCGCAGTGCGGGTGCGCCTGATGTCCGGATTCATGATGGGGTTGTCGGTCAGCCGCGATCTTGCGCACGGCCTCGAACTCACGCCGGAGCAGTGCGAAGTGCTGCGCGAACGCATCGCCGTGATCCTGCAGGGCCTGATCGACGGCTGA
- a CDS encoding efflux RND transporter periplasmic adaptor subunit → MRRLKIIAVSVLVTGALYGCSQRSEAQGPPPAAPVTVAVPLAERVVDWDDFTGRFEATSSVEVRARVGGFIQAVHFRDGDYVRRGQLLFTLDPRPAQAQLASARAALTQAQAQLTLARTNLTRSEGLLASQAVSQAEVDANKGAVETASATVAAAQAAVRARQLDLEFTRVTAPASGRVSDRRVDPGNVVAGGSSAADVLTTIVSSSPIYFVFEGSEALLLKYQRDARAGRSAPVRIRLQDESDFTRSGTLDFTDNAVDASSGTIRLRAVIPNGDGFLKPGMFAQARVAGAGAYDALLVPDSAIGTDQARRVVSVVNADGSVTPTPVQLGPLVDGLRVVRSGIRPTDRIIIDGLQRAMPGMKVAPTNGRITRAPRQESVPTTYAPPAATGTSAAALTQSVTVGD, encoded by the coding sequence ATGCGCAGGCTGAAGATCATCGCCGTGTCCGTTCTTGTAACGGGCGCGCTTTACGGCTGTTCACAACGTTCGGAAGCCCAGGGGCCGCCCCCCGCCGCGCCGGTCACCGTGGCGGTCCCGCTCGCCGAGCGCGTCGTCGACTGGGACGACTTCACTGGACGATTCGAGGCCACGTCCTCGGTGGAAGTGCGGGCCCGGGTCGGGGGCTTCATCCAGGCGGTCCACTTCCGCGACGGCGACTACGTCCGTCGCGGCCAGCTGCTGTTCACCCTGGACCCGCGTCCGGCCCAAGCCCAGCTGGCCTCGGCCCGTGCCGCGCTGACCCAGGCCCAGGCGCAGCTGACGCTGGCCCGCACCAACCTGACCCGCTCCGAAGGCCTGTTGGCCTCGCAAGCGGTCAGCCAGGCTGAGGTCGACGCCAACAAGGGAGCGGTCGAAACCGCCTCGGCGACCGTTGCCGCCGCCCAGGCCGCCGTCCGCGCGCGCCAGCTGGATCTCGAGTTCACTCGCGTCACCGCCCCGGCCTCGGGCCGCGTGTCTGACCGTCGCGTCGATCCGGGCAATGTCGTCGCCGGCGGATCGTCGGCCGCCGACGTCCTGACCACCATCGTCTCGTCCTCGCCGATCTACTTCGTGTTTGAAGGCTCCGAAGCCCTGCTGCTGAAGTACCAGCGCGACGCCCGCGCCGGCCGTTCGGCCCCGGTCCGCATCCGCCTGCAGGACGAGAGCGACTTCACGCGTTCGGGCACGCTCGATTTCACCGACAACGCGGTCGACGCCTCGTCGGGCACAATCCGCCTGCGCGCTGTGATCCCCAACGGCGACGGCTTCCTGAAGCCCGGCATGTTCGCCCAGGCGCGCGTCGCTGGCGCCGGCGCCTACGACGCCCTGCTGGTGCCCGATTCGGCCATCGGCACAGACCAGGCCCGCCGCGTCGTCTCGGTCGTCAACGCCGACGGTTCGGTCACCCCGACCCCCGTTCAGCTCGGGCCGCTCGTCGATGGTCTGCGCGTGGTACGCTCGGGCATCCGTCCGACCGACCGGATCATCATCGACGGTCTGCAACGCGCCATGCCCGGCATGAAGGTGGCCCCCACGAACGGCCGGATCACCCGGGCTCCACGCCAGGAATCCGTCCCGACCACCTATGCGCCGCCCGCCGCGACCGGAACCTCGGCCGCCGCCCTGACGCAATCCGTCACCGTCGGCGACTGA